The following coding sequences are from one Melanotaenia boesemani isolate fMelBoe1 chromosome 19, fMelBoe1.pri, whole genome shotgun sequence window:
- the add1 gene encoding alpha-adducin isoform X6 has product MNGESGAGVVTAPPPTTAPHKERYFDRVDESSPEYQRERNMAPDLRQDFNMMEQRKRVSMILQSPAFCDELETMIQDQLKKGKTPTSLLALQQIADFMTTSMPSMYPAAPQGGMAALNMSLGMVTPVNDLRGSDSISYDKGEKLLRCKLAAFYRLADLFGWSELIYNHLTVRVNSDQERFLIVPFGLLYSEVTASSLVKINLQGEIVDRGSTNLGVNQAGFTLHSAIYAARPDIKCIVHIHTAAGAAVSAMKCGLLPISPEALSLGEVAYHDYHGILVDEEESTLIQKNLGPNSKVLILRNHGLVSVGETVEEAFYYIHNLVTACEIQVRTLASAGGPDNLVMLDPAKYKLRPRVPEPAGDGSSTHPKWQVGEQEFEALMRMLDNLGYRTGYPYRCPALRDKGKKYSDAELASSAHGGYTYGEDSDSGARSPLKHSFQRGQRDKTRWLNAGGRPDEPCEDGPDGSSPKSKPKVWTNITHDHVKPLLQSLSSGVCVPSCITNCLWTKEDGLRQAAVANQFIPLNTNPKEVLEMRNKIREQNLQDIKTAGPQSQVLCAGTVVERTFNQGELVTASKAIIEKEYQPKVIVSKQGPNPFTKLTDQELEEYRREVEQKQKGGEVLQPDDCKEGSSSSVTSPKPEISGQDQTPTSTLLQSTDSPNLEKAQPPAPTPASELSSSSQGLSGGCDAAPSDAASAGTIADDVFSASDDVLSAPDSPHKEFHSAVLQALSKDPMVGEEAKAGQVPDPEQQVEPEEEAKGPKPTSTPPSTPVRAEEGDGNTKEYLLP; this is encoded by the exons ATGAACGGTGAGTCAGGTGCCGGAGTGGTGACGGCCCCCCCTCCCACCACAGCCCCACACAAGGAGAGGTACTTTGACCGAGTGGATGAGAGCAGCCCCGAGTACCAGAGGGAGAGGAACATGGCGCCTGACCTGCGACAGGATTTCAACATGATGGAGCAGAGGAAAAGGGTCTCCATGATATTACAGAGCCCG GCATTTTGTGATGAGCTGGAAACGATGATCCAAGATCAGCTGAAGAAAGGGAAGACGCCCACAAGCCTGTTGGCGCTGCAGCAGATTGCAGACTTCATGACCACCAGCATGCCTTCCATGTATCCTGCTGCACCACAAGGAGGCATGGCAGCACTCAACATGA GTTTGGGGATGGTAACTCCTGTCAATGATCTTCGCGGCTCAGACTCCATTTCCTACGACAAGGGTGAAAAACTGCTCCGCTGCAAGCTGGCCGCTTTTTATCGACTTGCTGACTTGTTTGGCTGGTCTGAGCTCATCTATAACCACCTCACA GTCAGAGTGAACTCAGACCAGGAGCGCTTCCTTATTGTCCCCTTTGGTCTCCTTTATAGCGAAGTAACTGCTTCCAGTCTG GTCAAGATAAACCTCCAAGGTGAGATAGTGGACCGAGGAAGCACCAACCTCGGCGTCAACCAGGCCGGCTTCACTCTCCACTCTGCCATCTATGCTGCACGGCCTGATATCAAGTGTATTGTGCATATacacacagcagcaggtgcTGCG GTATCTGCCATGAAATGTGGGCTGCTGCCGATCTCACCTGAGGCTCTGTCCCTGGGTGAGGTGGCTTACCATGACTACCACGGCATACTGGTGGATGAGGAAGAGAGTACACTCATACAGAAGAACCTTGGGCCAAACAGCAAG GTTCTCATTTTAAGAAACCATGGCTTGGTGTCAGTAGGAGAAACTGTGGAGGAAGCTTTTTATTACATCCACAACCTGGTCACTGCCTGTGAGATCCAG GTGCGAACACTGGCCAGCGCTGGAGGGCCAGATAATCTGGTCATGTTGGACCCAGCAAAGTATAAGCTGCGCCCACGGGTCCCTGAGCCAGCTGGCGATGGGTCCTCAACACACCCTAAGTGGCAAGTCGGGGAGCAGGAGTTTGAGGCTCTCATGAGAATGCTTGACAACTTG GGCTACAGGACAGGTTATCCTTACCGCTGTCCAGCATTGCGAGACAAAGGTAAAAAGTACAGTGACGCGGAGCTCGCTTCCTCCGCCCACGGTGGTTACACATACGGGGAGGACAGCGACTCTGGCGCTCGCTCCCCGCTGAAACACAGCTTCCAGCGCGGCCAGCGCGACAAGACCCGCTGGCTCAATGCCGGTGGCCGTCCCGACGAGCCCTGCGAGGACGGGCCCGACGGCAGCAGCCCCAAGTCGAAGCCTAAGGTGTGGACGAACATAACACATGATCACGTCAAACCCTTGCTGCAGTCTCTCTCGTCCGGTGTCTGCGTGCCAAGCTGTATAACCAACTGCTTG TGGACAAAGGAGGATGGGCTCCGCCAGGCGGCTGTAGCCAATCAGTTCATCCCTTTGAATACCAACCCTAAGGAAGTCCTGGAAATGAGAAATAAG ATCCGGGAGCAGAACCTGCAGGACATAAAGACAGCGGGGCCCCAGTCTCAGGTTCTGTGTGCTGGCACTGTAGTGGAACGCACCTTCAACCAG GGCGAGCTAGTGACCGCATCCAAGGCCATCATTGAAAAGGAGTACCAACCCAAGGTTATTGTCAGCAAGCAGGGTCCCAACCCCTTCACTAAACTCACTGACCAGGAGCTGGAGGAATACCGCCGGGAGGTAGAGCAGAAACAGAAAGGAGGTGAAG TGCTGCAGCCAGACGACTGTAAGGAGGGATCATCCTCCAGCGTAACCAGTCCAAAGCCTGAAATTTCAGGACAGGACCAAACACCAACCTCCACACTTCTACAATCAACTGACTCACCCAACTTAGAGAAAGCCCAGCCTCCAGCTCCCACCCCAGCCTCTGAGCTGAGCTCCTCTTCTCAAGGCCTGTCTGGAGGCTGTGACGCAGCTCCAAGTGACGCAGCCTCTGCAGGGACAATTGCAGATGACGTATTTTCAGCTTCAGACGATGTCTTATCAGCCCCTGATTCGCCACATAAGGAGTTCCACAGTGCCGTGCTGCAAGCACTCAGCAAGGATCCGATGGTGGGGGAGGAAGCTAAGGCAGGTCAGGTTCCAG
- the add1 gene encoding alpha-adducin isoform X9 — MNGESGAGVVTAPPPTTAPHKERYFDRVDESSPEYQRERNMAPDLRQDFNMMEQRKRVSMILQSPAFCDELETMIQDQLKKGKTPTSLLALQQIADFMTTSMPSMYPAAPQGGMAALNMSLGMVTPVNDLRGSDSISYDKGEKLLRCKLAAFYRLADLFGWSELIYNHLTVRVNSDQERFLIVPFGLLYSEVTASSLVKINLQGEIVDRGSTNLGVNQAGFTLHSAIYAARPDIKCIVHIHTAAGAAVSAMKCGLLPISPEALSLGEVAYHDYHGILVDEEESTLIQKNLGPNSKVLILRNHGLVSVGETVEEAFYYIHNLVTACEIQVRTLASAGGPDNLVMLDPAKYKLRPRVPEPAGDGSSTHPKWQVGEQEFEALMRMLDNLGYRTGYPYRCPALRDKGKKYSDAELASSAHGGYTYGEDSDSGARSPLKHSFQRGQRDKTRWLNAGGRPDEPCEDGPDGSSPKSKPKVWTNITHDHVKPLLQSLSSGVCVPSCITNCLWTKEDGLRQAAVANQFIPLNTNPKEVLEMRNKIREQNLQDIKTAGPQSQVLCAGTVVERTFNQGELVTASKAIIEKEYQPKVIVSKQGPNPFTKLTDQELEEYRREVEQKQKGGEVLQPDDCKEGSSSSVTSPKPEISGQDQTPTSTLLQSTDSPNLEKAQPPAPTPASELSSSSQGLSGGCDAAPSDAASAGTIADDVFSASDDVLSAPDSPHKEFHSAVLQALSKDPMVGEEAKAGQVPDPEQQVEPEEEAKGPKPTSTPPSTPVRAEEGYK; from the exons ATGAACGGTGAGTCAGGTGCCGGAGTGGTGACGGCCCCCCCTCCCACCACAGCCCCACACAAGGAGAGGTACTTTGACCGAGTGGATGAGAGCAGCCCCGAGTACCAGAGGGAGAGGAACATGGCGCCTGACCTGCGACAGGATTTCAACATGATGGAGCAGAGGAAAAGGGTCTCCATGATATTACAGAGCCCG GCATTTTGTGATGAGCTGGAAACGATGATCCAAGATCAGCTGAAGAAAGGGAAGACGCCCACAAGCCTGTTGGCGCTGCAGCAGATTGCAGACTTCATGACCACCAGCATGCCTTCCATGTATCCTGCTGCACCACAAGGAGGCATGGCAGCACTCAACATGA GTTTGGGGATGGTAACTCCTGTCAATGATCTTCGCGGCTCAGACTCCATTTCCTACGACAAGGGTGAAAAACTGCTCCGCTGCAAGCTGGCCGCTTTTTATCGACTTGCTGACTTGTTTGGCTGGTCTGAGCTCATCTATAACCACCTCACA GTCAGAGTGAACTCAGACCAGGAGCGCTTCCTTATTGTCCCCTTTGGTCTCCTTTATAGCGAAGTAACTGCTTCCAGTCTG GTCAAGATAAACCTCCAAGGTGAGATAGTGGACCGAGGAAGCACCAACCTCGGCGTCAACCAGGCCGGCTTCACTCTCCACTCTGCCATCTATGCTGCACGGCCTGATATCAAGTGTATTGTGCATATacacacagcagcaggtgcTGCG GTATCTGCCATGAAATGTGGGCTGCTGCCGATCTCACCTGAGGCTCTGTCCCTGGGTGAGGTGGCTTACCATGACTACCACGGCATACTGGTGGATGAGGAAGAGAGTACACTCATACAGAAGAACCTTGGGCCAAACAGCAAG GTTCTCATTTTAAGAAACCATGGCTTGGTGTCAGTAGGAGAAACTGTGGAGGAAGCTTTTTATTACATCCACAACCTGGTCACTGCCTGTGAGATCCAG GTGCGAACACTGGCCAGCGCTGGAGGGCCAGATAATCTGGTCATGTTGGACCCAGCAAAGTATAAGCTGCGCCCACGGGTCCCTGAGCCAGCTGGCGATGGGTCCTCAACACACCCTAAGTGGCAAGTCGGGGAGCAGGAGTTTGAGGCTCTCATGAGAATGCTTGACAACTTG GGCTACAGGACAGGTTATCCTTACCGCTGTCCAGCATTGCGAGACAAAGGTAAAAAGTACAGTGACGCGGAGCTCGCTTCCTCCGCCCACGGTGGTTACACATACGGGGAGGACAGCGACTCTGGCGCTCGCTCCCCGCTGAAACACAGCTTCCAGCGCGGCCAGCGCGACAAGACCCGCTGGCTCAATGCCGGTGGCCGTCCCGACGAGCCCTGCGAGGACGGGCCCGACGGCAGCAGCCCCAAGTCGAAGCCTAAGGTGTGGACGAACATAACACATGATCACGTCAAACCCTTGCTGCAGTCTCTCTCGTCCGGTGTCTGCGTGCCAAGCTGTATAACCAACTGCTTG TGGACAAAGGAGGATGGGCTCCGCCAGGCGGCTGTAGCCAATCAGTTCATCCCTTTGAATACCAACCCTAAGGAAGTCCTGGAAATGAGAAATAAG ATCCGGGAGCAGAACCTGCAGGACATAAAGACAGCGGGGCCCCAGTCTCAGGTTCTGTGTGCTGGCACTGTAGTGGAACGCACCTTCAACCAG GGCGAGCTAGTGACCGCATCCAAGGCCATCATTGAAAAGGAGTACCAACCCAAGGTTATTGTCAGCAAGCAGGGTCCCAACCCCTTCACTAAACTCACTGACCAGGAGCTGGAGGAATACCGCCGGGAGGTAGAGCAGAAACAGAAAGGAGGTGAAG TGCTGCAGCCAGACGACTGTAAGGAGGGATCATCCTCCAGCGTAACCAGTCCAAAGCCTGAAATTTCAGGACAGGACCAAACACCAACCTCCACACTTCTACAATCAACTGACTCACCCAACTTAGAGAAAGCCCAGCCTCCAGCTCCCACCCCAGCCTCTGAGCTGAGCTCCTCTTCTCAAGGCCTGTCTGGAGGCTGTGACGCAGCTCCAAGTGACGCAGCCTCTGCAGGGACAATTGCAGATGACGTATTTTCAGCTTCAGACGATGTCTTATCAGCCCCTGATTCGCCACATAAGGAGTTCCACAGTGCCGTGCTGCAAGCACTCAGCAAGGATCCGATGGTGGGGGAGGAAGCTAAGGCAGGTCAGGTTCCAG
- the add1 gene encoding alpha-adducin isoform X10, which translates to MNGESGAGVVTAPPPTTAPHKERYFDRVDESSPEYQRERNMAPDLRQDFNMMEQRKRVSMILQSPAFCDELETMIQDQLKKGKTPTSLLALQQIADFMTTSMPSMYPAAPQGGMAALNMSLGMVTPVNDLRGSDSISYDKGEKLLRCKLAAFYRLADLFGWSELIYNHLTVRVNSDQERFLIVPFGLLYSEVTASSLVKINLQGEIVDRGSTNLGVNQAGFTLHSAIYAARPDIKCIVHIHTAAGAAVSAMKCGLLPISPEALSLGEVAYHDYHGILVDEEESTLIQKNLGPNSKVLILRNHGLVSVGETVEEAFYYIHNLVTACEIQVRTLASAGGPDNLVMLDPAKYKLRPRVPEPAGDGSSTHPKWQVGEQEFEALMRMLDNLGYRTGYPYRCPALRDKGKKYSDAELASSAHGGYTYGEDSDSGARSPLKHSFQRGQRDKTRWLNAGGRPDEPCEDGPDGSSPKSKPKVWTNITHDHVKPLLQSLSSGVCVPSCITNCLWTKEDGLRQAAVANQFIPLNTNPKEVLEMRNKIREQNLQDIKTAGPQSQVLCAGTVVERTFNQGELVTASKAIIEKEYQPKVIVSKQGPNPFTKLTDQELEEYRREVEQKQKGGEVLQPDDCKEGSSSSVTSPKPEISGQDQTPTSTLLQSTDSPNLEKAQPPAPTPASELSSSSQGLSGGCDAAPSDAASAGTIADDVFSASDDVLSAPDSPHKEFHSAVLQALSKDPMVGEEAKADPEQQVEPEEEAKGPKPTSTPPSTPVRAEEGYK; encoded by the exons ATGAACGGTGAGTCAGGTGCCGGAGTGGTGACGGCCCCCCCTCCCACCACAGCCCCACACAAGGAGAGGTACTTTGACCGAGTGGATGAGAGCAGCCCCGAGTACCAGAGGGAGAGGAACATGGCGCCTGACCTGCGACAGGATTTCAACATGATGGAGCAGAGGAAAAGGGTCTCCATGATATTACAGAGCCCG GCATTTTGTGATGAGCTGGAAACGATGATCCAAGATCAGCTGAAGAAAGGGAAGACGCCCACAAGCCTGTTGGCGCTGCAGCAGATTGCAGACTTCATGACCACCAGCATGCCTTCCATGTATCCTGCTGCACCACAAGGAGGCATGGCAGCACTCAACATGA GTTTGGGGATGGTAACTCCTGTCAATGATCTTCGCGGCTCAGACTCCATTTCCTACGACAAGGGTGAAAAACTGCTCCGCTGCAAGCTGGCCGCTTTTTATCGACTTGCTGACTTGTTTGGCTGGTCTGAGCTCATCTATAACCACCTCACA GTCAGAGTGAACTCAGACCAGGAGCGCTTCCTTATTGTCCCCTTTGGTCTCCTTTATAGCGAAGTAACTGCTTCCAGTCTG GTCAAGATAAACCTCCAAGGTGAGATAGTGGACCGAGGAAGCACCAACCTCGGCGTCAACCAGGCCGGCTTCACTCTCCACTCTGCCATCTATGCTGCACGGCCTGATATCAAGTGTATTGTGCATATacacacagcagcaggtgcTGCG GTATCTGCCATGAAATGTGGGCTGCTGCCGATCTCACCTGAGGCTCTGTCCCTGGGTGAGGTGGCTTACCATGACTACCACGGCATACTGGTGGATGAGGAAGAGAGTACACTCATACAGAAGAACCTTGGGCCAAACAGCAAG GTTCTCATTTTAAGAAACCATGGCTTGGTGTCAGTAGGAGAAACTGTGGAGGAAGCTTTTTATTACATCCACAACCTGGTCACTGCCTGTGAGATCCAG GTGCGAACACTGGCCAGCGCTGGAGGGCCAGATAATCTGGTCATGTTGGACCCAGCAAAGTATAAGCTGCGCCCACGGGTCCCTGAGCCAGCTGGCGATGGGTCCTCAACACACCCTAAGTGGCAAGTCGGGGAGCAGGAGTTTGAGGCTCTCATGAGAATGCTTGACAACTTG GGCTACAGGACAGGTTATCCTTACCGCTGTCCAGCATTGCGAGACAAAGGTAAAAAGTACAGTGACGCGGAGCTCGCTTCCTCCGCCCACGGTGGTTACACATACGGGGAGGACAGCGACTCTGGCGCTCGCTCCCCGCTGAAACACAGCTTCCAGCGCGGCCAGCGCGACAAGACCCGCTGGCTCAATGCCGGTGGCCGTCCCGACGAGCCCTGCGAGGACGGGCCCGACGGCAGCAGCCCCAAGTCGAAGCCTAAGGTGTGGACGAACATAACACATGATCACGTCAAACCCTTGCTGCAGTCTCTCTCGTCCGGTGTCTGCGTGCCAAGCTGTATAACCAACTGCTTG TGGACAAAGGAGGATGGGCTCCGCCAGGCGGCTGTAGCCAATCAGTTCATCCCTTTGAATACCAACCCTAAGGAAGTCCTGGAAATGAGAAATAAG ATCCGGGAGCAGAACCTGCAGGACATAAAGACAGCGGGGCCCCAGTCTCAGGTTCTGTGTGCTGGCACTGTAGTGGAACGCACCTTCAACCAG GGCGAGCTAGTGACCGCATCCAAGGCCATCATTGAAAAGGAGTACCAACCCAAGGTTATTGTCAGCAAGCAGGGTCCCAACCCCTTCACTAAACTCACTGACCAGGAGCTGGAGGAATACCGCCGGGAGGTAGAGCAGAAACAGAAAGGAGGTGAAG TGCTGCAGCCAGACGACTGTAAGGAGGGATCATCCTCCAGCGTAACCAGTCCAAAGCCTGAAATTTCAGGACAGGACCAAACACCAACCTCCACACTTCTACAATCAACTGACTCACCCAACTTAGAGAAAGCCCAGCCTCCAGCTCCCACCCCAGCCTCTGAGCTGAGCTCCTCTTCTCAAGGCCTGTCTGGAGGCTGTGACGCAGCTCCAAGTGACGCAGCCTCTGCAGGGACAATTGCAGATGACGTATTTTCAGCTTCAGACGATGTCTTATCAGCCCCTGATTCGCCACATAAGGAGTTCCACAGTGCCGTGCTGCAAGCACTCAGCAAGGATCCGATGGTGGGGGAGGAAGCTAAGGCAG
- the add1 gene encoding alpha-adducin isoform X4 produces MNGESGAGVVTAPPPTTAPHKERYFDRVDESSPEYQRERNMAPDLRQDFNMMEQRKRVSMILQSPAFCDELETMIQDQLKKGKTPTSLLALQQIADFMTTSMPSMYPAAPQGGMAALNMSLGMVTPVNDLRGSDSISYDKGEKLLRCKLAAFYRLADLFGWSELIYNHLTVRVNSDQERFLIVPFGLLYSEVTASSLVKINLQGEIVDRGSTNLGVNQAGFTLHSAIYAARPDIKCIVHIHTAAGAAVSAMKCGLLPISPEALSLGEVAYHDYHGILVDEEESTLIQKNLGPNSKVLILRNHGLVSVGETVEEAFYYIHNLVTACEIQVRTLASAGGPDNLVMLDPAKYKLRPRVPEPAGDGSSTHPKWQVGEQEFEALMRMLDNLGYRTGYPYRCPALRDKGKKYSDAELASSAHGGYTYGEDSDSGARSPLKHSFQRGQRDKTRWLNAGGRPDEPCEDGPDGSSPKSKPKVWTNITHDHVKPLLQSLSSGVCVPSCITNCLWTKEDGLRQAAVANQFIPLNTNPKEVLEMRNKIREQNLQDIKTAGPQSQVLCAGTVVERTFNQGELVTASKAIIEKEYQPKVIVSKQGPNPFTKLTDQELEEYRREVEQKQKGGEVLQPDDCKEGSSSSVTSPKPEISGQDQTPTSTLLQSTDSPNLEKAQPPAPTPASELSSSSQGLSGGCDAAPSDAASAGTIADDVFSASDDVLSAPDSPHKEFHSAVLQALSKDPMVGEEAKAGQVPDPEQQVEPEEEAKGPKPTSTPPSTPVRAEEGDPFTRVQMNQGTALVKISLYKLRVPARTDL; encoded by the exons ATGAACGGTGAGTCAGGTGCCGGAGTGGTGACGGCCCCCCCTCCCACCACAGCCCCACACAAGGAGAGGTACTTTGACCGAGTGGATGAGAGCAGCCCCGAGTACCAGAGGGAGAGGAACATGGCGCCTGACCTGCGACAGGATTTCAACATGATGGAGCAGAGGAAAAGGGTCTCCATGATATTACAGAGCCCG GCATTTTGTGATGAGCTGGAAACGATGATCCAAGATCAGCTGAAGAAAGGGAAGACGCCCACAAGCCTGTTGGCGCTGCAGCAGATTGCAGACTTCATGACCACCAGCATGCCTTCCATGTATCCTGCTGCACCACAAGGAGGCATGGCAGCACTCAACATGA GTTTGGGGATGGTAACTCCTGTCAATGATCTTCGCGGCTCAGACTCCATTTCCTACGACAAGGGTGAAAAACTGCTCCGCTGCAAGCTGGCCGCTTTTTATCGACTTGCTGACTTGTTTGGCTGGTCTGAGCTCATCTATAACCACCTCACA GTCAGAGTGAACTCAGACCAGGAGCGCTTCCTTATTGTCCCCTTTGGTCTCCTTTATAGCGAAGTAACTGCTTCCAGTCTG GTCAAGATAAACCTCCAAGGTGAGATAGTGGACCGAGGAAGCACCAACCTCGGCGTCAACCAGGCCGGCTTCACTCTCCACTCTGCCATCTATGCTGCACGGCCTGATATCAAGTGTATTGTGCATATacacacagcagcaggtgcTGCG GTATCTGCCATGAAATGTGGGCTGCTGCCGATCTCACCTGAGGCTCTGTCCCTGGGTGAGGTGGCTTACCATGACTACCACGGCATACTGGTGGATGAGGAAGAGAGTACACTCATACAGAAGAACCTTGGGCCAAACAGCAAG GTTCTCATTTTAAGAAACCATGGCTTGGTGTCAGTAGGAGAAACTGTGGAGGAAGCTTTTTATTACATCCACAACCTGGTCACTGCCTGTGAGATCCAG GTGCGAACACTGGCCAGCGCTGGAGGGCCAGATAATCTGGTCATGTTGGACCCAGCAAAGTATAAGCTGCGCCCACGGGTCCCTGAGCCAGCTGGCGATGGGTCCTCAACACACCCTAAGTGGCAAGTCGGGGAGCAGGAGTTTGAGGCTCTCATGAGAATGCTTGACAACTTG GGCTACAGGACAGGTTATCCTTACCGCTGTCCAGCATTGCGAGACAAAGGTAAAAAGTACAGTGACGCGGAGCTCGCTTCCTCCGCCCACGGTGGTTACACATACGGGGAGGACAGCGACTCTGGCGCTCGCTCCCCGCTGAAACACAGCTTCCAGCGCGGCCAGCGCGACAAGACCCGCTGGCTCAATGCCGGTGGCCGTCCCGACGAGCCCTGCGAGGACGGGCCCGACGGCAGCAGCCCCAAGTCGAAGCCTAAGGTGTGGACGAACATAACACATGATCACGTCAAACCCTTGCTGCAGTCTCTCTCGTCCGGTGTCTGCGTGCCAAGCTGTATAACCAACTGCTTG TGGACAAAGGAGGATGGGCTCCGCCAGGCGGCTGTAGCCAATCAGTTCATCCCTTTGAATACCAACCCTAAGGAAGTCCTGGAAATGAGAAATAAG ATCCGGGAGCAGAACCTGCAGGACATAAAGACAGCGGGGCCCCAGTCTCAGGTTCTGTGTGCTGGCACTGTAGTGGAACGCACCTTCAACCAG GGCGAGCTAGTGACCGCATCCAAGGCCATCATTGAAAAGGAGTACCAACCCAAGGTTATTGTCAGCAAGCAGGGTCCCAACCCCTTCACTAAACTCACTGACCAGGAGCTGGAGGAATACCGCCGGGAGGTAGAGCAGAAACAGAAAGGAGGTGAAG TGCTGCAGCCAGACGACTGTAAGGAGGGATCATCCTCCAGCGTAACCAGTCCAAAGCCTGAAATTTCAGGACAGGACCAAACACCAACCTCCACACTTCTACAATCAACTGACTCACCCAACTTAGAGAAAGCCCAGCCTCCAGCTCCCACCCCAGCCTCTGAGCTGAGCTCCTCTTCTCAAGGCCTGTCTGGAGGCTGTGACGCAGCTCCAAGTGACGCAGCCTCTGCAGGGACAATTGCAGATGACGTATTTTCAGCTTCAGACGATGTCTTATCAGCCCCTGATTCGCCACATAAGGAGTTCCACAGTGCCGTGCTGCAAGCACTCAGCAAGGATCCGATGGTGGGGGAGGAAGCTAAGGCAGGTCAGGTTCCAG